The genomic segment tctatgtgtcatacttgatcatttcgcgatattgccatatttttgctgaaaggatttagtagagaacaacgacgataaagttcgcaacttttggtcgctgataaaaaaagccttgcccctaccggaagtagcgtgatgtcacaagctggagtgctgctcacatttccccattgtttacacccggagcgagagagattcggaccgagaaagcgacgattaccccattaatttgagcgaggatgaaagatttgtggatgaggaacgtgagagtgaaggactacagtgcagtgcaggatgtatcttttttcgctctgaccgtaacttgggtacaagctggctcattggattccacactttctcctttttctattgtggatcacggatttgtattttaaaccacctcggatactatatcctcttgaaaatgagagtcgagaacgcaaaatggacattcacagtgacttttatctccacgacaatacatcggcgaaacactttagctacggagctaacgtgatagcacatcgggcttaaatgcagatataaacaaaataaataaatccctgactggaaggatagacagaaaatcaacaatactattaaaccgtggacatgtaactacacggttaatgctttccaggctggcgaagattaacaatgctgttgctaacgacgctttctcggtccgaatcgctctcactgctggtgtaaacaatggggaaatgtgaggagcctttcaacctgtgacgtcacgctacttccggtacaggaaagagttttttatcagcgaccaaaagttgtgaactttatcgtcgatgttctctactgaatcctttcagcaaaaatatggcaatatcctgaaatgatcaagtatgacacatagaatggatctgctatccccgtttaaattttttaaaatcatttcagtaggcctttaagctgtacatcaagcaagaatgggaaagaattccacctgaaaagcttcacaaaagtgtctcctcagttcccaaatgtttactgagtgttgttaaaaggaaaggccatgtaacacagtggtaaaaatgcccctttgccaacttttttgcaatgtgttgctgccattaaattctaagttaatgattatttgccaaaaaaatggcagtcaaaaattcaagcagaagcttgtggatggctaccaaaagcgccttattgcagtgaaacttgccaagggacatgtaagcaaatattaacattgctgtatgtatacttttgacccagcagatttgctcacattttcagtagacccataataaattcacaaaagaaccaaacttcatgaatgttttttttgtgaccaagtatgtgctccaatcactctatcacaaaaaaataagagttgtagaaatgattggaaactcaagacagccatgacattatgttctttacaagtgtatgtcaacttttgaccacgactgtatgtctgAGCGAGGGAGAACAGGAAATCCACTGGCTGTGTAGAAAACTCCGGAGAGGGTTTGTTCCCAATGAAAAGTACACGTTATTGTGCCTATTAGAGGTTCCACAGACTGTAACGGAAGCATGTGGGCATGGGGGTCATTGTGTCAGCCTCACCTGGGCTTTGGAGATCTGAACCCTCTCGTGGAACAGCGTCCAGATCACGCTCTGGAAGCAGGGCGGCGTGGTCAGGGAGCCGTTATAGCGATAGTAGCGGTCCAGATCTTTGGGGAGCAGTGACTGCACGTCGAACGCCGGTATGAAGACTTTCTGGTCTGCCAGTGGAAAAACAGAAAACAGATCTCTCGTGGTCCAAACACCCTCTCAGGCGAATAGTTCAGAATAATTGCCAGGAACCTAAAGGATGGACTGCCTGAAGCACGTACTCGCGTGTCTGATGCGGCTCAGGTAGTTGATGATGTTGTTAAACGCCGGGTTGGTCTCTTCGCCTGTCTGAAAACACCCAAAACCTGACCATTACTTGAACGACACACAATCCGTGCGCTTATGTAAGGCGTGAGTCTTTGGACTTTTACCACGATGAGGATTCCCAGGACAGCGAGGCCGTCCTTCTGCGTCATGGCGGCGGACATGTTGGGGTAGAGTTCAGAATTGTAGTGCACCACATGCAGCTGCAGAGAGGGACTattagtgtcatgatccgtggtccggatcatgtttttatgttatgttctgttagttttggactccttgagttcctgtttgcgacacctctgagtttgttttggttgccaacgttgctcattgtgttcacctgtctctgattagtgttcgcccgctcacctgctacccgagcactaatcagaggcattatttaagcctgcctttgccagtcagtcggcctggcatcATTGTTTGCTTGGCGCAACCTactagtaagtcttgtttgtttcatgccagctTCGTGAGTGTTCCATGTCCAGAGTtctatgtttcctgcgctaactttttgctttagcttcaagtgcgatcggcacatgTTTTCCTTCGActagttttctgtttttggtgcaGTTTTGACTTTTCAAGAATAAACCAtgctcctacctgcaagtcctgttcggagtgatccgtttgcatcccgggggaacaaacctcgcagcaagctgcaacccccTCATGACTATTAGTTAGTCCGTATGCTCGTGCTCTGGACAGCACAGGGTCGGAAATAGGTTTCCTCGTGACGCCATTTGTGCTTTTATTTGATTTGCAGTATTATCCGCGTCTCGTTAATATGCTCGGATTGTCTCGACCACACCTGAGACCACCACAGAGGACATGGTTGTTGGTGTGCCAGTGACAGATGGATGAGTATTCTGTCCTTCCTCTAACCCCTACACATTCTCTGGCTACCATTTATCTTTCCCCTGTtcctactagtgttgtcccgataccagtattttggtaccagtacttttctaaataaaggggaccacaaaaaatgtcattattggcttgattgtaaccaaaaatgttagggtacattaaacatatgtttcttatttcaagtttgtccttaaataaaatagtgaacatacaagacaacttgtcttttagtagtaagtaaacaaacaaaggctcctaatttagctgctgacaaatGCAGCaaaatgtgtcatttatcattctgttattttgtcaacattattaaggacaagctgtagaaaatgaattattaatctacttgttaatttactgttaatacctgcttacattctctttcaacatgttctatctacacttctgttaaaatgtaataatcacttattcttctgtttgatactttacattagttttggatgataccacaaacttgggtatcaatccgataccaagtagttacaggatcatacattggtcatattcaaagtcctcatgtgtacagggacatatttcctgactttataaacataatatactttttttttttaaaaagaagatttagtgatgctaaaaaatatcgatgtaatcatagactagatacgcttctgtacttggtatcattacagtggatgttaggtgtagatccaccaatggcgtttgtttatattgtagcgtcccgaaagagttggtgctgcagggaattctgggaatttgttctgtagtgtttatgttgtgttgcggtgcaaatattctcccaaaatctgtttgtcattgttgtttagtgtggtttcactatatggcacatgtttatgacagtattGGCGTTGtccatacggccacccttagtgtgacttgtatggctgttgactaagtatgaacTTCATTCACTTTTATATAGTGTGATTAAAGCTAAGTTGGTTGTCTTAATGGTTGATGATtggcctcaatcaatcaatcaatcaatcaatcaaagtttacttatatagccctaaatcacgagtgtctcaaagggctgcacaggtCTTGACTCTGTCGACTTCAGACCATTTTGACACGACAAATGTCATGAttccggtgtgtagtgaagcatatctAGCTATCACTCCTCCTACAGGGATGATTcttaaaataaatgtactttacgtgtctccatggagacaaggaatAATGATTTAGAAGGtgttacaacactgcagactgtggaaaGTCATTAGCCGGTAGCTAGGTAACCCTATCTTAAAGCGTGATGACACCAATGGGTgggagaccggtactttttagaggcggtatagtaccgaatatgattcattagtataccgtacaaccctagttcctaCATTGTTTTTGTGGGCTTTGTATTCATCTGACCCAAACTTTTAGCCTAAGCGAGACCTTAAATCGGGCggttggcaacccgcggctttagagccgcatgcggctgtttggcgccgccctagtggctctgtggagctttttcaaaaatgtattaaaatggaaaaagatgaggggaaaatgtagtttttgttttaatatggattctgtaggacaggggtgtcaaactcattttagctcaggggccgcatggaggaaaaaatctgtgcacacgcggggcggactattaaaatcatggcagtaaaactaaaaaaataaagacaagttcagattgttttctttgtcttactttggctaaacatagaacaaacacattctgaaaatattacaataaaaatatagaaaaaattaccggcagcggtaaagtttagatccatgaaggaaagaagaaagtgaatgaaagtttataactgaatacatttacatatgcataaaaatttgttttcttttgtattgttttttttaaattaattaacgtttatgacaacctttttccaaaacacaatatagaaagtGAGTTATAACAggttaatgcatacatttatcatttgttttcaaaacgcttacaaaaaagtgggaccccaaaatttaccgtgggacccccatttttatgacttgatggggtccctgggattcctagcaccaacactgatggagtattggtgcgtgcaaaacagcagcaggtggctgtggcctgcgggccggttctaataatcaAATtttatcccgggggccatagataattcatttgcgGGCCTTGACCTCTGCTGTAggcggacaaacatgacacaaaccttcctaattgttagaaatcccactgtttatatcaaacatgcttcactgacgagagtatttggcgggcgccgttttgtcctactaatttcagcggtccttaaactcaccgtaggttgtttacatgtacaactttctccgacgctgccacagaaaggcgtgttttatgccactccttatttgtctcattttgtccaccaaacgttttatactgtgcgtcagtgcacaaaagtgagctttgttgattttgttgacttgttggagtgcattttggaagagtggagccttactttacgttcAAGCTTTTTATatttgctttgttggtgttgaaaattgcaacagtACTTAGAGGGATTATTGcaataaattgttttatttatttttgtttttgtaggttaacatgttttatttattgagCTTCTGaaataatgttgctgatcaatttgaatgtgttattgtttattgagtttcagcgccccccgcgaccccgaagggaataagcggtagaaaatggatggatagagttTATTTAATTACAAATTTTATTATCCAATGGCTTAAGTCtgtgaaaaaaattttttagttTAGATTAAGATTGAATTTTTGTTATTTCATGCAAATCttttgttacagactaaaaaacaatggtactaaagttttttttgttgtaagttATCTACattatttcatttttgttttcttttttgtaaataagaacacaatgttatgcagaggtgtacgtacaacaattttatagacaaattatatttATAGTTGCAGGGTGCAAAATGTTTCCTTCTTCCTAATGGGGTGCAACAGAAAATAATTGTCTATAGGTTGTATTATTGTTAACTTCATCACTAAGCAGCATGACACCACACCATAACTATTGTCATGTTACACAACATTAAAATGTGAACGCAATGTCTTCctggtcagtaaaaaaaaaaaaaaagtaaaatagtgaccttcaaaataaaagcatggcagtatAAACCTGGAGTCCACCATAGCAACTAACAAAATGCACctattattttttagttttttagatCGTTTAGCCACAGAAACATTTATTCATGCGAGGATGAAAACTTTGTCAACAAACAGTTAATTATTActtcattatttatattatatcaaCCAGTAAATGTGCAACAATTTTGGTTATACCGACTAATTTATTTTCTCTTACCCCccaagaagaaaatattttgctccCCCCACGCTCCGATACGACTATATATAGTAGTAAttgtctataaagttgttatGAATATATACCTCTGCAAAACCTTtgcatccttattaacattaaagaaaacaaaaaaatatatagaccaacttacaacaaataactttattaacattattttttagtcTGCAACGGAAAAGATttgaagtgcatcaatttgcctgaaaaaacaaaaataaaaaatccttatttaaactataaacttTTTTTAACGACTTGAACCACTgtatagtgaaaaataaaatgaaataaactcaataaataatgcattcaaattgatcagcaacattaactcagaagCACAATCTATAAAACAGTTTAAACGACtaaacaaaaaattaataaaacaatttgtgctgttttatgattgttttttaaatcaaaatgaggaagtcaggtttAATGGCTAAGAcgagcacgttttgtagtgcacaccTTTTCAAAGCGGGGtatgaagcatgatactgcatgatactgataaagcatgctcTAGGTCACAGGTATCAGATCTGGCCCTTgatatcattttatctggccctgcAAACACCTGCAAATGAtatatgtcaataaagtacttaatattttctcactaaatgtaataattttttttctttcattttgacagaaaaaatacatgtactgcttgaaattgcatacattttaaactttaatataatccaatattgcaacaaatattacagtatattatcatactttccaaacatgtttttgtctgaataaaaatacttaactttacagcaagctACCCATAAAATTCATAAAAATGACAAtgcattttacgttgttctttacatcatattactgtaaattgaagaaaaaaaactactgttttttgcattaaaattctgttgactgagctgccaattttagactgtaaaatctacggttgttgtttttaactattactgtaaatggaaagatggTACATATGTTTTTACGGTAGGAAAAACTGGCAGTTAAGTTgccaggtaacactttagtatggggaacatattcaccattaattaatttcttattaaagtaacaaagacttaatttagagttatttgaacactaggggaacatataagggttagggttactaataagcaaaaaTTCTGagattattgagggaagactcttagttaatggcttactagttgtataataaggccatgcagaataaggcattaataactacttaataatgactaattaagagccaatatgttactaatttgcatgttaataagcaactaattaatggtgaatatgttccccatactaaagtgttacaagttgccagaataaaaaaggaacttgtactgtttttccattaacaatataatgctgtaaaaaaaactatgtaattttaacacaaaaattctggcaattgaaaataaaagtggtactgtttttatatttaccgtataatgttgtaagaaatttaaaaaacaacactattttacagtaacattttgtaaatgtaatgttttcactgtaaaatcaacagtctacttaaaacaatgtatataattaatcGTGAAATCCAGAggtaaattcatacattattcgcggttacaagtggccctctgacggcagccataactgccatgtggccctcaatgaaaaccagttgcaGTTCCTGCCAATTTGCCGATTTGAGGTAATATCGACAAAAATATGCCAAATATTCAACCGATATTTGCTGAGATTTGAGTTTTTGCAACACCTACCTCCGCCTCAGCACTTTGGCCGTTGATGGTGTGTTCACTGCCGCCGTAAATTGGGCCGCCGCTGCCCCAGTGGAGGTGCATTTGTACGGCGGAGAAGAGCCAGGGCAGACCACCCAGGCTCATCCAGTCCGGCAGCTCAATCACAGCTGACAGTGAAAGCCGTGCAAGCAAAAACATTTCAAAGCCAACTCGAAAGCGTCGGTGATGTTGCTGAGGTGTGACCACGACCAGCTGGCGGGCGCGTGACGCTGCCCGGATACCTggtagggggaaaaaaacggaatGTTGCCTTGGTTACCTGTGTGTCCGTTGTTGTACAGGCTGAAGGGTCTGTTGCCGTGCTGGCTGTAGCCCAGCGGGGTCAGGGGGGACAAGCCGGGGTCGTATTTGGTCTGCGTGGTCACAACGTCCACGGGAGACTGCGAGCTGCCGCCGCACTCTGGGAAATGTTCCGACCACTGAGACTGACCCACCAGGCCTTCGGCAGGGAAAAGACACAGGTGTCAATCAAAGGCCCCGGGGTTGGCGCGGTCGAGGCAAGTGTCCAGCTGGTTCGACAGTAGTGACGGATTAATGACGcctcagtgagtgtatggcacactcactacctgtatTGACACGGCACTGGTACTGTGTTGGTGATTCATGCGCCACCTGCTGGATTATACACAACACATGAcctgcaaatatatatacactaccgttcaaaagtttggggtcacccaaacaattttgtggaatagccttcatttctaagaacaagaatagactgtcgagtttcagatgaaagttctctttttctggccattttgagcgtttaattgaccccacaaatgtgatgctccagaaactcattctgctcaaaggaaggtcagttttgtagcttctgtaacgagctaaactgttttcagatgtgtgaacatgattgcacaagggttttctaatcatcaattagccttctgagccaatgagcaaacacattgtaccattagaacactggagtgatagttgctggaaatgggcctctatacacctatgtagatattgcaccaaaaaccagacatttgcagctagaatagtcatttaccacattagcaatgtatagagtgtatttctttaaagttaagactagtttaaagttatcttcactgaaaagtacagtgcttttccttcaaaaatacggacatttcaatgtgacccccacaattttgaacagtagtgtatatcttTTAGTATAAGACATGCACCTGCGGATAGGTGACCCCCGAGacaagacaagcggtagaaaatggatgtataaatagtcgtgatcaaaagtttacatccacttgtaaaggacataatgtcatggctgtcttgagtttccaatcatttctacaactcttatttttttgtgatagagtgattggagcacatacttgttggtcacaaaaaacattcatgaagtttggttcttttatgaatttattatgggtctactgaaaatgtgagcaaatctgctgggtcaaaagtatacatacagcaatgttaatatttgcttacatgtcccttggcaagtttcactgcaataaggcgcttttggtagccatccacaagcttctggttggatttttgaccactcctcttgactgaattggtacagttcagctaaatgtgttggttttctgacatggacttgtttcttcagcattgtccacacgtttaagtcaggacttacaaccttaattctagcctgatttagccattcctttaccacttttgacgtgtgtttggggtcattgtcctgtttgaaaacccaactgcgcccaacctccgggctgatgattttaggttgtcctgaagaatttggaggtaatcctcctttttcattgtcccatttgctctctgtaaagcaccagttccattggcagcaaaacaggcccagagcataatactaccaccaccatgcttgacggtaggtgtggtgttcctgggatgaaaggcctcaccttttctcctccaaacatattgctgggtattgtggccaaacatcaaaatttttgtttcatctgaccacagaactttcctccagaaggtcttatctttgtccatgtgatgtcggatgaaacaaaaattgagctgtttggccacaatacccatcaatatgtttggaggagaaaaggtgaggcctttaatcccaggaacaccaaacctaccgtcaagcatggtggtggtagtattatgctctgggcctgttttgctgccaatggaactggtgctttacagagagtaaatggaacaatgagaaaaggaggattgcctccaaattcttcaggacaagctaaaatcatcagcccggaggttgggtcttgggcgcagttgggtgttgcaacaggacaatgaccccaaacacacataaaaagtggtacaggaatgactaaatcaagctagaattaaggttttagaatggccttcccaaagtcctgacttaaatgtgtggacaatgctgaagaaacaagtccatgtcagaaaacaaacCAACCAAatctagctgaactgcaccaattttgtcaagaggagtggtcaaaaattcaagcagaagcttgtggatggctaccaaaagtgccttattgcagtgaaacttgccaagggacatgtaaccaaatagttTTCAGTGTACAATGTAAATAgagtaaacattaaaaaatgtcggCCATGTGATTGAACTGAAGTCTTCATTATTagtacatctacatatatatttCAAAGTTGTTCTGTGTGCGTGTTTATTTTTCTTCCAGGATAATGAAGCAGTAGCAGCAGACTCAATGTTATGATCCAACAACCTGAAGACGCATCCTCATCTTCAACAGATGCCTGTGAATCTACCAATGCTGCTGGCTGGCCAGACCATTTGACCCATGCACGAAGAACTGAGTTACACAGCCGAGGACCTTGAGAGGTAAACTCAGACTTCACGTTCCCTAAAAGACATGATGGAAGAAGTTTCCATCTCCACTACTTCCATAGACATTTAGTGACCGGGGAGAAAATTAACGTGGCTCATgtcaggttgtgtgtgtgtgtatatatatatatatatatatatatatatatatatatatatatatatatatatatatatatatatatatatatatatatatatatatatatatatatatatatatatatatatatatatatatatatatatatatatatatatatatatatacaaataagaaaatatgaaatatatccaaacattgaatcaagtcaaacacaaataaggcaagaagagaagtatcctactgtGTTGTGAAGTAAAtgtgtacatcaacaatatgatttgccttaaccaggggtcggcaacccaatatgttataaaagagccat from the Entelurus aequoreus isolate RoL-2023_Sb linkage group LG20, RoL_Eaeq_v1.1, whole genome shotgun sequence genome contains:
- the ca14 gene encoding carbonic anhydrase 14 encodes the protein MDFVVLLFILLLRLGPQWTAAVEDMSWTYTGLVGQSQWSEHFPECGGSSQSPVDVVTTQTKYDPGLSPLTPLGYSQHGNRPFSLYNNGHTAVIELPDWMSLGGLPWLFSAVQMHLHWGSGGPIYGGSEHTINGQSAEAELHVVHYNSELYPNMSAAMTQKDGLAVLGILIVTGEETNPAFNNIINYLSRIRHANQKVFIPAFDVQSLLPKDLDRYYRYNGSLTTPPCFQSVIWTLFHERVQISKAQSVEPLIGTITCEVTAIVIGVMCGCVGLAVIVRFLVKTIRFFTFLRHERAAVNSSTSSWDVLTAAPMQRMKEPEKAKEKPQEMALNCTSQVETRDERPSPQSHTCDTPGQDTLEDKNRTGKSNVV